One window from the genome of Bacillus mesophilus encodes:
- the galU gene encoding UTP--glucose-1-phosphate uridylyltransferase GalU, translating into MKKVRKAIIPAAGLGTRFLPATKAMPKEMLPIVDKPTIQYIVEEAVKSGIEDIIIVTGKGKRAIEDHFDHAFELEQSLSLKGKTDLLEKVQYSSNMVDIHYIRQKEPKGLGHAIWCARKFIGDEPFAVLLGDDIVQADTPCLKQLIDQYEETRASVIGVQTVPDEETHRYGIVDPITKIGRRYSVNQFVEKPERGTAPSNLAIMGRYILTPEIFMFLEQQEIGAGGEIQLTDAIQKLNGIQRVFAYDFEGTRYDVGEKMGFVKTTVEFAIKNPELREELLDYLEALLEMERVR; encoded by the coding sequence ATGAAGAAGGTTAGGAAAGCTATTATTCCAGCTGCGGGATTAGGAACAAGGTTCCTTCCGGCTACGAAGGCTATGCCGAAAGAGATGTTGCCTATAGTTGATAAGCCAACGATACAGTATATCGTTGAAGAGGCTGTTAAGTCTGGTATTGAGGATATTATCATTGTGACTGGTAAAGGGAAACGTGCGATTGAGGATCATTTTGATCATGCGTTTGAGCTTGAGCAAAGCTTGTCTTTGAAAGGGAAGACGGATTTGTTAGAGAAGGTTCAGTATTCTTCTAATATGGTGGATATTCATTATATTCGTCAGAAGGAGCCTAAGGGATTAGGTCATGCGATTTGGTGTGCGCGTAAGTTTATTGGGGATGAGCCGTTTGCTGTATTGCTTGGGGATGATATTGTTCAGGCGGATACTCCTTGTTTGAAGCAGTTGATTGATCAATATGAAGAGACTAGAGCTTCTGTTATTGGGGTGCAGACGGTGCCTGATGAGGAGACTCATCGTTATGGGATTGTGGATCCTATTACGAAGATCGGACGTCGATATAGCGTGAATCAGTTTGTGGAGAAGCCTGAGCGGGGTACTGCTCCTTCTAATCTTGCGATTATGGGCCGTTATATCTTAACACCTGAGATCTTTATGTTCTTGGAGCAGCAGGAGATTGGTGCTGGTGGGGAGATTCAGTTAACGGATGCGATTCAAAAACTTAACGGAATTCAGCGTGTGTTTGCTTATGATTTTGAGGGTACGCGGTATGATGTTGGGGAGAAGATGGGGTTTGTTAAGACTACGGTGGAGTTTGCGATAAAGAATCCTGAGTTAAGAGAAGAGTTATTGGATTACCTGGAGGCTCTTTTGGAGATGGAGAGGGTTAGGTAG
- a CDS encoding type II secretion system protein gives MVIIGIWAAVASPMFVGLQEQLKEEVCLYNLQIIERDYDRDLALSNREHSDMLFNQRLEGYGDRICPLDGVVVYVDGEVQCSVHGNEEGHDESEEEEDSNVPFL, from the coding sequence GTGGTTATTATAGGAATATGGGCTGCGGTTGCTAGTCCAATGTTTGTTGGGCTACAAGAGCAATTAAAAGAGGAAGTTTGTTTATATAATCTACAAATTATAGAAAGAGATTATGATAGAGATTTAGCTTTGAGTAATCGTGAACATTCGGATATGTTGTTTAACCAGCGTTTGGAGGGTTATGGTGATAGAATCTGTCCACTTGATGGTGTGGTTGTGTATGTAGACGGTGAAGTTCAATGTAGTGTTCATGGTAATGAAGAAGGACATGATGAGAGCGAGGAAGAGGAAGATAGTAATGTGCCGTTCCTTTGA